The proteins below are encoded in one region of Mus caroli chromosome 10, CAROLI_EIJ_v1.1, whole genome shotgun sequence:
- the Agpat3 gene encoding 1-acyl-sn-glycerol-3-phosphate acyltransferase gamma produces MGLLAYLKTQFVVHLLIGFVFVVSGLIINFTQLCTLALWPISKHLYRRINCRLAYSLWSQLVMLLEWWSCTECTLFTDQATVDHFGKEHVVVILNHNFEIDFLCGWTMCERFGVLGSSKVLAKRELLCVPLIGWTWYFLEIVFCKRKWEEDRDTVIEGLRRLADYPEYMWFLLYCEGTRFTETKHRISMEVAASKGLPPLKYHLLPRTKGFTMAVQCLRGTVAAIYDVTLNFRGNKNPSLLGILYGKKYEADMCVRRFPLEDIPADETSAAQWLHKLYQEKDALQEMYKQKGVFPGEQFKPARRPWTLLNFLCWATILLSPLFSFVLGVFASGSPLLILMFLGFVGAASFGVRRLIGVTEIEKGSSYGNQELKKKE; encoded by the exons ATGGGCCTGCTTgcctacctgaagacccagttcgTGGTGCACCTGCTCATTGGCTTCGTCTTCGTGGTGAGCGGGTTAATTATCAACTTCACCCAGCTGTGCACACTGGCCCTCTGGCCCATCAGCAAGCACCTATACCGCCGCATCAACTGCCGCTTGGCCTACTCGCTCTGGAGCC AGCTGGTCATGCTCCTGGAGTGGTGGTCCTGCACGGAGTGCACTCTCTTCACCGACCAGGCCACCGTGGACCACTTTGGGAAGGAGCATGTGGTTGTTATCCTCAACCACAACTTCGAGATCGACTTCCTTTGTGGGTGGACGATGTGCGAGCGGTTTGGCGTGCTGGGG AGCTCCAAGGTGCTGGCTAAGAGGGAGCTGCTGTGTGTGCCTCTCATCGGCTGGACGTGGTACTTCCTAGAGATCGTATTCTGCAAACGGAAGTGGGAGGAAGACCGGGACACCGTCATAGAGGGACTGAGGCGCTTGGCTGACTACCCAGAGTACATGTGG TTTCTCCTGTACTGCGAAGGAACACGCTTCACAGAGACCAAGCATCGCATCAGCATGGAGGTGGCTGCCTCCAAGGGGCTGCCCCCACTCAAGTACCACCTGCTGCCCCGGACCAAGGGTTTTACCATGGCAGTCCAGTGCCTCCGGGGGACAG TTGCAGCTATCTATGACGTGACCCTGAACTTCAGAGGGAACAAGAACCCATCTCTACTGGGGATCCTGTATGGGAAGAAATATGAGGCAGACATGTGTGTGAG GAGGTTCCCCCTGGAAGACATCCCAGCAGATGAGACCAGCGCCGCCCAGTGGCTTCACAAGCTGTACCAGGAGAAG GATGCCCTGCAAGAGATGTACAAGCAGAAGGGTGTATTCCCAGGGGAGCAGTTCAAGCCTGCCCGAAGGCCGTGGACCCTCCTGAACTTCCTGTGCTGGGCCACCATCCTCCTCTCACCCCTCTTCAGCTTCGTCCTGGGTGTCTTTGCCAGTGGATCCCCGCTCCTCATCCTGATGTTCTTGGGGTTTGTGGGAGCAG CTTCCTTCGGAGTCCGGAGACTGATAGGAGTGACTGAGATAGAGAAAGGCTCCAGCTATGGCAACCAAGAGCTTAAGAAAAAGGAATAA